The DNA segment TTAGTGCTGAGCCGCGTTTACATTCGAGGCTTTCACCTAAGCCGCGGATCATTTCCATCAAGGCCTTCACCCGCATTGGCAAATTTCCGGCCGGGTACACCGCGTGCATCTGTGGGCTCTCACCGTTGCTGGAGGTGAGCTTGTACTCAGGACAAACCCGAAACAGGCGTCCCGCATCCACTTCGGGCTCCGCCATCCAATCTGCCAAGCGGGCGATCCCGACGCCCGCCAGGGCTGCCTGGAATACCGCCAGGCCGGAGCTGAAACGAAATTTTGGATGCACCCGAAAGCTGATGGCCTGCTCTTCACTGCGAAAATTCCACTCCTTGAGAATCCGTGGCGCCGTATGCAGGATCAGCGAATGCGACTCCAGTGCCTCGATGGAGTCGGGCATGCCGTTGCGCTCCAGGTAGTCGGGGCTGGCATACAGATAACGTGAGTAACTCCAGAGCGCAAAGCCGATCAAGTCGCTGGATTGTGGGAACGCACCGCGAATCGAGAAGTCCAGCTTGCTCTTGGCCGGGTCGATGATCTCATCGGTGAAAATCACATCGATGTTAACGTCCGGATAACGCTCGCAGTACTGTGCGATCAACCGGGGCAATACCCCGTGTCCGAGAACCTCGGGGGCGGAAAAACGGATCCAGCCAGAGGCCAGGCCGCTGAGACCGGCCAGGTCTTCATCCACCTCACGTTGCAGATCGAGCATTTTGTGCGCGTGGGGCAATAAGCATTCACCCGCTTCGGTCAAGGTCACGGCATTGGACGAGCGATGGAACAACTTGAGCCCCACACTTTCCTCCAGGGCTTGAACGGCACGGGTCAGTGCGCTGGGGGAGCGCCCCAGAGTCCGTGCCGCGGCGACGAAGCTGCGCTTGCGAGCCACGGTCGCGAAGGCTTCAAGTTCCCCCAACATATTCAACGCCACTCTCCACCTCATTGCATTTTTCACAACGCGGCATTGCAACACAAAAAAGGTCCTTCCGTTAACCTTCCCGTTCAACCCACAAGGATGGGGCAAACAGGAGCGCAAGGACGTGTCGAAGCTGGAAGAAGTAATCGGGAAAGCCGCAGCGGGTGTTGATGAAGTAATTCATGAATGGCAGGAACAAAATTCAGTGACGTCGACCCGACGGGAGATACCGCAAATTCATCTGTCGCTCGAAGAACAACGCACACTTCAGGCCGGTCTGGCATCGCTGGACGTGACCGATAGCGCCTCGGGTATCCGCCACATGCCGGTCCTGGGGTTGTTGCTGGAAAGTGTCCTGTGCACCGAGAAAATCCAGCAGCTGCGCAATTTTCCACAGGCCCCTGAGGTGGCGATGATCATCAGGGGGCTGCCGCTGGACCCGCAACTGCCCGCCACGCCCTATGACCTGGAGCCGGGTATCGAGAACGTGCCGACGCTGGCCGGGGCTATTTTGTCCGTGCTGCAAACTCTGCAAACCCATCCGCTGGCGTACGACGGTGAGAGCAACGACACAGTGTTCCGTCACGTATCGCCCAAGCATAAGCGAGAGACCGAAAAGAGTTCCTATGGCTCGCGCGCGGATCTGGACATGCATGTCGACAACCCTCACTTGCCTTTGACCTGCGAACCCGTCTCGCAGTTGTCGGCCTGTCCGGAGTACCTGTCCCTGACCGGCCTGCGCTGCGAGCTCGACGTGCCGACGCGCATCGTCGCAATTGACGAGGTGCTGGCCATTCTCCCGGCCTGCGTCGAAGAAGAATTGTCACGACCGAACTTCACCGTTCGCCGACCGGCCTCCTTCGGCAAACAGGGGAATGTGCTGGAAAACGTCCCCTTGCTGTACAGAAGCGCAAACGATGGCCTGTATTGCCGCTACAACAAAGCGAGTGTCGAAACGACCTGCGCCAATGCGCAGTTTGCCCTCCAGCTGTTCGCCGCCGCTGCCAATCATCCCGATGTCGTGCACCACATACTGCTGCAACCAGGGGACATGCTGATCTTCAAAAACCAGCAAACCCTGCATGCCCGGGATGGTTTTACACCCCGTTACGACGGCCGTGATCGCTGGATGTTACGTGTCTTCGGGGTCAATGATCCGGCACGCGTGGTGCCGCTGGACCCTCATCAACCCTACATAGTCAGAGCCTGATTTCATGGTCGATATTGTCATCCTTTGCGTGTTCGCCTTCGCCGCCGGCCTGATCGATGCGGCGGTGGGCGGCGGCGGACTGATCCAGATTCCCGCGCTGTTCAACGTGCTACCCAGCGCTCAACCGGCGGCGCTGCTGGGTACCAACAAGGTTGCGGCCGCCTGCGGCACGGCATTCGCGGCTCGGTCCTTCGTGCGTAAGGTGGTGATTGACTGGGGTCTTGTGATCCCCGCGGCCTGCGCGGCTTTTGTCATGGCCTTCTTCGGAGCCGCCACGGTGTCGTTCGTACCCCAGTCGATGATCCGGCCGGCGGTGCTGGTGTTGATTGTACTGATGGCGATCTACACCTTCTGGAAAAAAGATTTCGGCGCCCTGCACAAACCCATGCGTATCGGTACCAAGGAAAAACTGCTGGCGATCGTCATCGGCGGTGCCATCGGTTTCTACGATGGTCTGTTCGGCCCCGGTACTGGCAGCTTCCTGATCTTCCTGTTCATCCGCTGCTTCGCCTTCGACTTTCTTCATGCCTCGGCATCGGCCAAGCTAGTGAACATCGCGACCAACGTAGCGGCACTGATGTTCTTCATTCCGACGGGTAACGTGCTCTACCTGATCGCAATCCCCATGGCGGCATTCAACATTCTGGGCGCGCTCACTGGCACCTGGCTGGCGGTTCATAAAGGCGTGCCCTTTGTCCGGGCTCTATTCCTGGTGTTGCTGGTGATTCTGATCAGCAAACTGTCCTACGACCTGCTCCTGTAAACCAGAGGAAAACTCCATGCATCCCATGTTCGATCGCCTCGTGGCACTACTCGATGCCCGCTCAGCCTCCTACCGGGTGTTGATGCACGATGCCGAGGGCCAGTCGGCGCGCGTCGCCGAAATCCGTGGCACCGAGCCCGGCCAGGGCGCGAAGGCCATGCTTTGCTCCCTCAAGGGGCAGGCCGGACCCTATGCACTGGTGATACTGCCGGGCGACCAGAAGCTGGACATGAAGAAAGTCGGAGCGGCCCTGGGCGGCAAAAAAGCCGAGCTGGTGAAGGCCGAAACCGCCATGGAACTGACCGGGTGCCGGATCGGCGCCATCCCTCCTTTTGTCTTCGATGAGCGAATTCAATTGATCGTCGATCCGGCCTTGACCACAGGCTACGCTGAAATAGCCTTCAACGCGGGGCGGCTGGATGCGTCGATGGTGCTCGATACGCAGGATTATCTGGCGATTGCCATGCCTCGATTGCTGGATATCAGCCAGGCCTGAGCAGACGTTTTCACAACGCCGCAAAAAAGAAAAAGGGGACAGATCTATATCAAGGCCTATGGCCTTCACCCAGCCTTTGCCGATACGAGTGTATTGAAGAGTGGGTAGAGGGGCTGCGGTATGCAGGCCACGAGAGCTGACCGTGTTTGCTCAGTGATCTCAAACTGCACTGGCCGCTGCATTGCCAACTTCGTCGGCGTTGGGTCGATTTTTAGCTTGCTGAAGCGTTTCATCAAGTTTATAAAAATGGCACAACTCCAAGAAAGGCTGCCGCCATGACCCCGCTCAAACTCTTTGTTGCCCTCAGCGCACTGTCCGCTGCCTCCCACGCCATGGCTTGGGATTACGTTCTGCTCGACACCGACAAAGCTGCCCAGAACTGGCAGATCACCAGTCAGCAACTCGGACTAAAAACCGACAAACCCTTCAGCGTTACCCTGCGCACCCTGCACGGCGGTCGGCAGGAGGGCGTCAGCATCGTCGAAATCGATAACGGCACGCTGAAACTCTCGGTAGTGCCGACTCGCGGAATGAACGTCTTGCAGGCCTCGGTGGGCAATGTGCGCATGGGCTGGGATTCGCCGGTCAAGGAAGTGGTCAATCCGTCCTTCATCGAGCTCAATGGCCGCGGTGGTCTGGGCTGGTTGGAAGGTTTCAATGAGCTGGTCACCCGCTGCGGATTCGAATGGGTCGGCCACCCAGGCATCGACAACGGCGAACTGCTGACCCTGCACGGTCGGGCCGCCAACATTCCTGCGAACAAAGTCACCCTGCATATCGATGAAAAACCACCGTACGCCATCACCCTACGTGGCGAACTGAAAGAGCAGGCGTTCAAGAAGGTCGATTTCTCGGTCGCGACCGAACTGGTCACCGAACCCGGCAGCGTCGTGTTCACCCTCAACGACACCCTGACTAACAACGGCGACTATCCGAAGGAATACCAGGCGCTGTATCACAGCAACTTCAGCACCCCGTTCCTGGAGCAGGGCGCCCGTTTTGCCGCGCCGGTGAAACAGGTGTCGCCGTTCAACGACAAGGCCAAGGGCGATCTGCCCGACTGGCAAACCTACCGCGCACCGACCAGGGACTACGACGAAACGGTTTACAACGTGGTGCCGTATGCCGATGCCAAGGGCGACACGTTGACCGTGTTGCACAACAAGGCCGGCAGCCTGGGCGTTTCGGTCGGCTTCAACACCCAGACACTGCCCGTGTTTTCCCTGTGGAAAAACACCGATACCCAAGGCCAGGGCTATGTCACGGGGCTGGAGCCGGGGACAAGTTTTTCCTACAACCGCCGTTATCAGCGGCCACTGAACCTGGTACCGACAATTGGGCCCAAGGAACACAAGCAGTTCCGCATCAGCTACAGCTTGTTGGCGGATAAGGTGGCGGTGGATAAGGCCTTGAAGCGGGTGAGCGAGATTCAGGATGGGCGGGAGA comes from the Pseudomonas shahriarae genome and includes:
- a CDS encoding YbaK/prolyl-tRNA synthetase associated domain-containing protein, with amino-acid sequence MHPMFDRLVALLDARSASYRVLMHDAEGQSARVAEIRGTEPGQGAKAMLCSLKGQAGPYALVILPGDQKLDMKKVGAALGGKKAELVKAETAMELTGCRIGAIPPFVFDERIQLIVDPALTTGYAEIAFNAGRLDASMVLDTQDYLAIAMPRLLDISQA
- a CDS encoding sulfite exporter TauE/SafE family protein, whose protein sequence is MVDIVILCVFAFAAGLIDAAVGGGGLIQIPALFNVLPSAQPAALLGTNKVAAACGTAFAARSFVRKVVIDWGLVIPAACAAFVMAFFGAATVSFVPQSMIRPAVLVLIVLMAIYTFWKKDFGALHKPMRIGTKEKLLAIVIGGAIGFYDGLFGPGTGSFLIFLFIRCFAFDFLHASASAKLVNIATNVAALMFFIPTGNVLYLIAIPMAAFNILGALTGTWLAVHKGVPFVRALFLVLLVILISKLSYDLLL
- a CDS encoding TauD/TfdA family dioxygenase, whose protein sequence is MSKLEEVIGKAAAGVDEVIHEWQEQNSVTSTRREIPQIHLSLEEQRTLQAGLASLDVTDSASGIRHMPVLGLLLESVLCTEKIQQLRNFPQAPEVAMIIRGLPLDPQLPATPYDLEPGIENVPTLAGAILSVLQTLQTHPLAYDGESNDTVFRHVSPKHKRETEKSSYGSRADLDMHVDNPHLPLTCEPVSQLSACPEYLSLTGLRCELDVPTRIVAIDEVLAILPACVEEELSRPNFTVRRPASFGKQGNVLENVPLLYRSANDGLYCRYNKASVETTCANAQFALQLFAAAANHPDVVHHILLQPGDMLIFKNQQTLHARDGFTPRYDGRDRWMLRVFGVNDPARVVPLDPHQPYIVRA
- a CDS encoding LysR family transcriptional regulator — translated: MALNMLGELEAFATVARKRSFVAAARTLGRSPSALTRAVQALEESVGLKLFHRSSNAVTLTEAGECLLPHAHKMLDLQREVDEDLAGLSGLASGWIRFSAPEVLGHGVLPRLIAQYCERYPDVNIDVIFTDEIIDPAKSKLDFSIRGAFPQSSDLIGFALWSYSRYLYASPDYLERNGMPDSIEALESHSLILHTAPRILKEWNFRSEEQAISFRVHPKFRFSSGLAVFQAALAGVGIARLADWMAEPEVDAGRLFRVCPEYKLTSSNGESPQMHAVYPAGNLPMRVKALMEMIRGLGESLECKRGSALI
- a CDS encoding aldose 1-epimerase family protein, with protein sequence MTPLKLFVALSALSAASHAMAWDYVLLDTDKAAQNWQITSQQLGLKTDKPFSVTLRTLHGGRQEGVSIVEIDNGTLKLSVVPTRGMNVLQASVGNVRMGWDSPVKEVVNPSFIELNGRGGLGWLEGFNELVTRCGFEWVGHPGIDNGELLTLHGRAANIPANKVTLHIDEKPPYAITLRGELKEQAFKKVDFSVATELVTEPGSVVFTLNDTLTNNGDYPKEYQALYHSNFSTPFLEQGARFAAPVKQVSPFNDKAKGDLPDWQTYRAPTRDYDETVYNVVPYADAKGDTLTVLHNKAGSLGVSVGFNTQTLPVFSLWKNTDTQGQGYVTGLEPGTSFSYNRRYQRPLNLVPTIGPKEHKQFRISYSLLADKVAVDKALKRVSEIQDGRETEVRQTPLVDLSKG